A DNA window from Aquarana catesbeiana isolate 2022-GZ linkage group LG01, ASM4218655v1, whole genome shotgun sequence contains the following coding sequences:
- the LOC141114207 gene encoding thymosin beta-4, translated as MSDKPDMAEIEKFDKTKLKKTETQEKNPLPSKETIEQEKQAPDS; from the coding sequence ATGTCTGACAAACCAGATATGGCTGAGATTGAGAAATTCGATAAGACCAAGCTGAAGAAGACAGAAACGCAAGAGAAAAACCCACTTCCTTCTAAAGAAACGATTGAACAAGAGAAACAAGCGCCTGATTCCTAA